In Achromobacter spanius, the following proteins share a genomic window:
- a CDS encoding M20 family metallopeptidase → MNARIPDDALPPTLDPDALQAFVDDKWDNEIIPALTDYIAIPAKSPAFDADWEKNAFIERVVRDAAAWVEAQKVSGLKLEVVRLPGRTPVIFFDAPATRSDNGDTVLLYGHLDKQPEFSGWRAGLGPWTPKYEDGKLYGRGGADDGYAVYASLTAIMALDKQGVPRPRCVGIVETCEESGSYDLLPYVDALRDRLGNVALVVCLDSGAGNYDQLWMTTSLRGMVAGTLEVQVLDEGVHSGDSSGVVPSSFRILRHLLDRLEDSATGRLLPQSLHCEIPADRVEQVTATARILGDEVWRRFPWSCGAEGGFVLPMTTEPEEALLNRTWRPTLSVTGAEGLPPLSSAGNVLRPRTAFKLSLRLPPLIDAVAASQEIKELLEADAPYNAKVIFKANEGAATGWNAPASVPWLTQALDAASQQYYGQPCGYIGQGGTIPLMSILQKGFPKAQFMVCGVLGPKSNAHGPNEFLHVPYGKKLTAAVAQTMAAMPA, encoded by the coding sequence ATGAACGCCCGTATCCCCGACGACGCACTGCCGCCCACCCTTGATCCCGACGCCCTCCAGGCCTTTGTGGATGACAAGTGGGACAACGAAATCATCCCCGCGCTGACCGACTACATCGCCATCCCCGCCAAGAGCCCCGCGTTTGACGCCGACTGGGAAAAGAACGCGTTCATCGAGCGTGTGGTGCGCGATGCCGCCGCCTGGGTCGAAGCGCAGAAGGTCTCGGGCCTGAAGCTGGAAGTGGTGCGTCTGCCGGGCCGCACGCCCGTCATCTTCTTTGACGCGCCCGCCACCCGCAGCGATAACGGCGACACCGTGCTGCTGTACGGCCACCTGGACAAGCAGCCGGAATTCTCGGGCTGGCGCGCAGGTCTTGGCCCCTGGACCCCGAAGTACGAAGACGGCAAGCTCTACGGCCGTGGCGGCGCGGACGACGGCTATGCCGTGTACGCCTCGCTGACCGCCATCATGGCGCTGGACAAGCAGGGCGTCCCGCGTCCGCGTTGCGTGGGCATCGTGGAAACCTGTGAAGAATCGGGCAGCTACGACCTGCTGCCGTACGTGGACGCGCTGCGCGACCGCCTGGGCAACGTCGCCCTGGTGGTGTGCCTGGATTCGGGCGCCGGCAACTACGACCAGCTTTGGATGACGACCTCGCTGCGCGGCATGGTGGCTGGCACGCTGGAAGTGCAGGTGCTGGACGAAGGCGTGCATTCGGGCGATTCCAGCGGCGTGGTGCCGTCGTCGTTCCGCATCCTGCGCCATCTGCTGGACCGCCTGGAAGACAGCGCCACCGGCCGTTTGCTGCCGCAAAGCCTGCATTGCGAAATTCCCGCCGACCGCGTCGAACAAGTGACCGCCACCGCGCGCATTCTGGGCGACGAAGTGTGGCGCCGTTTCCCCTGGAGCTGCGGCGCCGAAGGCGGCTTCGTGCTGCCGATGACGACCGAACCCGAAGAGGCGCTGCTGAACCGCACGTGGCGCCCGACCTTGTCGGTGACCGGCGCCGAAGGCCTGCCGCCGTTGTCCAGCGCCGGCAACGTGCTGCGCCCGCGTACGGCATTCAAGCTGTCGCTGCGCCTGCCGCCGCTGATTGACGCCGTGGCCGCCTCGCAGGAAATCAAGGAACTGCTGGAGGCCGACGCGCCCTATAACGCCAAGGTCATCTTCAAGGCCAACGAAGGCGCCGCCACCGGCTGGAACGCGCCGGCATCCGTGCCGTGGCTGACCCAGGCGCTGGACGCGGCGTCGCAGCAGTACTACGGCCAGCCTTGCGGCTACATCGGCCAGGGCGGCACGATTCCGCTGATGAGCATCCTGCAAAAGGGCTTCCCGAAGGCGCAATTCATGGTGTGCGGCGTGTTGGGCCCGAAGTCCAACGCGCACGGCCCCAATGAATTCCTGCACGTGCCCTACGGCAAAAAGCTGACGGCGGCCGTTGCGCAAACCATGGCGGCCATGCCGGCATGA
- a CDS encoding alpha/beta fold hydrolase, with protein sequence MSDTPVLLKSIRSHFVGGAEAVAGGVPMQQKPVVGNAPRLIDMNGGYSVGQLYVQEYRLAQPRHPYPVLLWHGGGMTGAQWESTPDGRQGWLWRLLQAGYDVFVSDAPERGRASWAMYPQVYDSAPIFRSKEEAWRLFRIGPATGYAPAGQPRHAYPAQQFPVDAFDSFAKQFVPRWLTHGEMALDAYRQLLDLAGPCIVIGHSQGGGYATLLAQEYASTVRAVVALEPTGTPATAHDALPPQLLVWGDHFGADDTWQRYRAQTDAYWNALRAAGQHADVLDLPATGIAGNSHFCMLDRNSDQIAELIVDWLNRSLD encoded by the coding sequence ATGTCCGACACCCCCGTCCTGCTCAAATCCATCCGCAGCCATTTCGTGGGCGGCGCCGAGGCCGTGGCGGGCGGCGTGCCGATGCAGCAAAAGCCAGTGGTGGGCAACGCCCCCCGCCTGATCGACATGAATGGCGGCTACAGCGTCGGCCAGCTGTATGTGCAGGAATACCGGCTGGCCCAGCCGCGCCACCCCTACCCCGTGCTGTTGTGGCATGGCGGCGGGATGACGGGCGCGCAATGGGAAAGCACGCCGGACGGCCGCCAAGGCTGGCTGTGGCGTCTGCTGCAAGCGGGCTACGACGTGTTCGTGTCCGATGCGCCCGAACGTGGGCGGGCGTCGTGGGCGATGTACCCGCAGGTGTATGACAGCGCCCCCATCTTCCGGTCCAAGGAAGAAGCCTGGCGCTTGTTCCGTATCGGCCCGGCCACGGGCTATGCCCCTGCCGGCCAGCCACGCCACGCCTATCCCGCGCAACAGTTCCCCGTCGACGCCTTCGACAGCTTCGCCAAGCAGTTCGTGCCGCGCTGGCTGACGCATGGCGAGATGGCGCTGGATGCCTACCGGCAACTGCTGGACCTGGCCGGCCCTTGCATCGTCATCGGCCACAGCCAGGGCGGCGGCTACGCCACGCTGCTGGCGCAGGAATACGCCAGCACGGTGCGCGCCGTGGTGGCGCTGGAACCCACCGGCACACCGGCCACGGCCCACGACGCCCTGCCCCCGCAGTTGCTGGTCTGGGGCGACCACTTTGGCGCGGACGACACCTGGCAGCGCTACCGCGCGCAGACGGACGCCTATTGGAACGCCCTGCGCGCGGCCGGACAGCACGCCGACGTGCTGGACCTGCCCGCCACCGGCATCGCCGGCAATTCCCATTTCTGCATGCTGGATCGCAATAGCGACCAGATCGCCGAATTGATCGTCGATTGGCTCAATCGCAGCCTCGACTAA
- a CDS encoding Bug family tripartite tricarboxylate transporter substrate binding protein translates to MTFKKTTIALALLTGATLAAGAASAQQAAYPNKPVRLIVPFAPGGTADIIGRVFAAQLGTELGATVVVENKAGAGGSIGTRYVADAAPDGYILLLASSSTHGTNPAVYKTLTYDAVQDFTPITQLVTVPGVLSVTKDFPATDLNALIATSKANPDKYTYASSGAGGLGNLAMELMKSMTGAKLMHIAYRGAGPAFTDVISGQVSMIWEPVPASLPYIKSGQIRPIAIAADVRSPELPDTPTFKEAGLPRYEANAWNGLLAPKGLPDDVKKALHDASVKALNAPEVKAKLANLGGTVVAGSPEAFQEVIASDVKKWKHVAADANIRLE, encoded by the coding sequence ATGACATTCAAGAAAACCACCATCGCCCTGGCGCTGCTGACCGGCGCCACGCTGGCCGCCGGCGCCGCGTCGGCGCAACAAGCCGCCTACCCCAACAAGCCCGTGCGCCTGATCGTGCCGTTTGCCCCGGGCGGCACCGCCGACATCATCGGCCGCGTGTTCGCGGCGCAATTGGGCACCGAGCTGGGCGCCACCGTGGTCGTTGAAAACAAGGCCGGCGCCGGCGGCTCGATCGGCACCCGCTACGTGGCGGATGCCGCGCCCGACGGCTACATCCTGCTGCTGGCCTCGTCCAGCACCCACGGCACCAATCCCGCGGTGTACAAGACGCTGACGTATGACGCCGTGCAGGACTTCACGCCGATCACGCAGTTGGTGACGGTGCCGGGCGTGCTGAGCGTCACCAAGGACTTCCCCGCCACCGATTTGAATGCGCTGATCGCAACGTCGAAGGCCAACCCCGACAAATACACCTACGCTTCGTCCGGCGCGGGCGGCCTGGGCAACCTGGCGATGGAATTGATGAAGTCGATGACGGGCGCCAAGCTGATGCACATTGCGTACCGTGGCGCGGGCCCCGCGTTCACCGATGTGATCAGCGGCCAGGTGTCGATGATCTGGGAACCCGTGCCCGCTTCGCTGCCGTATATCAAGAGTGGCCAGATCCGCCCCATCGCCATCGCGGCGGATGTGCGTTCGCCCGAATTGCCCGATACGCCCACATTCAAGGAAGCCGGCCTGCCGCGCTACGAAGCCAACGCCTGGAACGGCCTGCTGGCGCCCAAGGGCCTGCCGGACGACGTGAAGAAGGCGCTGCACGACGCCTCGGTCAAGGCCCTGAACGCACCCGAAGTCAAAGCCAAGTTGGCCAACCTGGGCGGCACGGTCGTGGCAGGCTCACCTGAAGCCTTCCAGGAAGTCATCGCCAGCGACGTGAAAAAATGGAAGCACGTCGCGGCGGACGCAAACATCCGCCTTGAGTAG
- a CDS encoding DUF1415 domain-containing protein, translated as MISTSDAYANVVAETRHWLTQAVIGLNLCPFAKAVQVKDQIRFAVSDATDAEGVLTDLQDELALLAEADPEKIDTTLLIIPDALDDFLDFNDFEELSDRLLKRMRLVGELQVATFHPQFQFADTQADDIENYTNRAPYPILHLLREDSIDRAVESFPDASEIYEKNIDTMKKLGLEGWKKLMTKA; from the coding sequence ATGATTTCGACTTCCGATGCTTATGCCAATGTGGTGGCTGAAACCCGCCACTGGCTGACTCAGGCCGTGATCGGCCTGAATCTTTGCCCGTTCGCCAAAGCGGTTCAGGTCAAGGACCAGATCCGCTTTGCCGTCAGCGACGCCACCGACGCCGAAGGGGTGTTGACCGACTTGCAGGACGAGCTTGCCCTGCTGGCCGAGGCCGACCCCGAGAAGATCGACACCACCTTGTTGATCATTCCCGACGCGCTGGACGATTTCCTGGATTTCAACGATTTCGAAGAACTGTCCGACCGCCTGCTCAAGCGCATGCGGCTGGTGGGCGAATTGCAGGTGGCCACGTTCCACCCGCAGTTCCAGTTTGCCGACACGCAGGCCGACGATATCGAGAACTACACGAACCGCGCACCGTACCCCATCTTGCATTTGCTGCGGGAAGACAGCATCGACCGCGCGGTGGAGTCGTTTCCAGACGCCTCGGAAATCTATGAAAAGAACATCGACACGATGAAGAAGCTGGGCCTGGAAGGCTGGAAGAAGCTGATGACCAAGGCTTAG
- a CDS encoding LysR family transcriptional regulator — protein MDTKWLEDFVALSKSRNMFQAAEARNVTHPAFGRRIKALEEWAGVPLVERGHQVSSLNAAGRNMLAAAIDVLDILRDTRQALQKPEQERNRKITIASGKTLAHSVLPGVMARVQQGMPAFQLKVITTTLNFGVDMLAEGEVDFLLCHAHEPLYAKIDNPGYRWRRVGADKLVAVSAPVSPGGRHPRYAVPKLASDPAVPFLAYADSMSLGRILDDKLRGLCLIGQLQTMYESDLADALHAMARQGFGLAWLPHTLIEADLRAGTLVRADSARNDIHMEIRIYQSVDNAKSLARDVWARIEAYAAR, from the coding sequence ATGGACACCAAATGGCTGGAGGACTTCGTTGCGCTGTCCAAGTCGCGCAACATGTTTCAGGCGGCCGAGGCGCGCAATGTGACCCATCCGGCTTTCGGACGCCGCATCAAGGCGCTGGAGGAGTGGGCCGGGGTGCCCTTGGTCGAGCGCGGGCATCAGGTGTCCAGCTTGAACGCGGCGGGGCGCAACATGCTGGCCGCCGCCATCGATGTGCTGGACATCCTGCGCGACACCCGCCAGGCGCTGCAAAAGCCCGAACAGGAACGCAACCGGAAAATCACCATCGCGTCGGGCAAGACCCTGGCGCATTCGGTGCTGCCCGGCGTCATGGCGCGCGTGCAGCAGGGCATGCCCGCGTTCCAGCTCAAGGTGATCACCACCACCTTGAATTTCGGCGTGGACATGCTGGCCGAGGGCGAGGTGGATTTTTTGCTGTGCCACGCGCACGAACCGCTGTACGCCAAGATCGACAACCCCGGCTACCGCTGGCGCCGGGTGGGGGCCGACAAACTGGTTGCCGTCAGCGCGCCGGTGTCGCCGGGCGGCCGCCATCCCCGCTACGCGGTGCCCAAGCTGGCCTCCGACCCCGCCGTGCCGTTCCTGGCGTATGCCGACAGCATGTCGCTGGGCCGCATCCTGGACGATAAGCTGCGCGGCCTGTGCCTGATCGGGCAGTTGCAGACGATGTACGAGTCGGACCTGGCCGACGCGCTGCACGCGATGGCGCGCCAAGGCTTCGGCCTGGCATGGTTGCCGCACACGCTGATAGAAGCCGACTTGCGCGCCGGCACGCTGGTGCGCGCCGACAGCGCCCGCAACGACATCCACATGGAAATCCGCATCTATCAATCGGTGGACAACGCCAAGTCGCTGGCGCGAGACGTGTGGGCGCGCATCGAGGCGTACGCGGCGCGTTGA